The following proteins are encoded in a genomic region of Anguilla anguilla isolate fAngAng1 chromosome 15, fAngAng1.pri, whole genome shotgun sequence:
- the LOC118213607 gene encoding filamin A-interacting protein 1-like, translating into MTAKLTNEDAQNRQLRQKLAALSRQLDELEETSRTLRRAEDELQDLRDKISRGECGNSSLMSEVEGLRKRVLAMEGKDGELIKMEDQCRDLNKKLEKEAGQARGLRAEVDKLNRRIAELEKLEDAFGKSKQECCTLKCNLEKERSMTKHLATELDILKGRIRELEAIEGQLESTEITLKEDLAKLKTLTVMLVDERKTMAERLRVTESKLQSNSGKLQAEQDKATSATEKIIEESKKALRSKAELEEKMRSTAKDRDELRARLKAEEEKNSDLQSKVSMMKKRLQSQENMEREFQRNKAREEHNKAPAVNRFQQEDNKVKELTQEMERLRRKLKEMKVVENDLQKTENEFESLERKYSNEQERAKALMEELEISRKELSKYQLAEKEVSNQENILYKRLKEEEAKSSHLTREVEALKDKIHEYTGTDDSICHMKRDHATLQRKLTQQEVRNKELAREMEGLTSELERYRRFSKSLRPGMNGRRFSDLNASSKEVQTEPVDGQPPDYRSLAPLDRAALNGGEYEESYPEDSPSRTDESSQAKHGPSLHNSVRRSRVPFPKGKEGGHPINGTVLPLRQSGGHTQQGDMVLTHTPGQPLHIKVTPDHGHNVAMLEITSPGPVENAHSYTSTAVIPTSCVSPPKQRITIIQNAAVSPPFRAKGSSSPPDGLCTPERAMSPLTMTAYSRAMTPESSGSVTPDRAMSPIQIVSVTTGAPGGSLASEPVEVVGGHAVFRVMPERQSHWQLQRSNSSSPSIITTEDNKIHIHLGSPYIQALNSTAGPLSPCHSIGQEHRTPVLANGTLSKGPNKITSSITITPATSPIPRPSQMTVSSLCDRHTPCPTP; encoded by the coding sequence ATGACCGCCAAACTGACTAACGAGGACGCCCAGAACCGCCAGCTCCGGCAGAAGCTGGCCGCCCTGAGCCGACAGCTGGACGAGCTGGAGGAGACCAGCAGGACCCTCCGGCGGGCCGAGGACGAGCTCCAGGATCTCCGGGACAAAATCAGCCGCGGCGAGTGCGGCAACTCCAGCCTGATGTCCGAGGTGGAAGGGCTGAGGAAGAGGGTGCTGGCGATGGAGGGGAAGGACGGGGAGCTGATCAAGATGGAGGACCAGTGCCGGGACCTCAACAagaagctggagaaggaggCAGGCCAGGCCCGGGGCCTGAGGGCAGAGGTGGACAAACTGAACCGAAGGATAGCGGagctggagaagctggaggacGCCTTCGGCAAGAGCAAACAGGAGTGCTGCACGCTGAAATGCAACCTGGAAAAGGAAAGGAGCATGACCAAACACCTGGCTACTGAGCTGGACATCCTGAAAGGGAGGATCAGGGAGCTGGAGGCTATAGAGGGTCAGCTGGAGAGCACAGAGATCACTCTGAAAGAGGACCTGGCCAAGCTGAAGACACTGACGGTCATGCTGGTGGACGAGAGGAAAACCATGGCTGAGAGGCTCAGGGTCACGGAGAGCAAACTGCAGAGCAACAGCGGAAAACTGCAGGCCGAGCAGGACAAGGCCACATCTGCGACGGAGAAGATCATCGAAGAGAGCAAGAAGGCTCTGAGGTCCAAggcagagctggaggagaagatgCGCAGTACCGCGAAGGACAGAGACGAGCTGAGGGCCAGGCTGAAagcggaggaggagaagaacagCGACCTGCAGTCCAAAGTCAGCATGATGAAGAAGAGGCTGCAGTCCCAGGAGAACATGGAGCGGGAATTCCAGAGGAACAAAGCCAGAGAGGAGCACAACAAGGCCCCCGCCGTGAACCGCTTCCAGCAGGaggacaacaaagtgaaagagCTGACACAGGAAATGGAGAGGCTCAGGCGAAAGCTGAAGGAGATGAAAGTGGTCGAGAACGACCTGCAAAAGACCGAAAACGAGTTTGAATCCCTGGAGAGAAAATACTCCAACGAACAGGAGCGAGCTAAAGCTCtgatggaggagctggagatATCCAGGAAGGAGCTCTCCAAGTACCAACTGGCAGAGAAAGAAGTGTCCAACCAGGAGAATATCCTTTATAAGCGTctgaaagaggaggaggcgAAGTCCAGCCACCTGACTCGAGAGGTGGAGGCCTTGAAGGATAAGATCCATGAATACACGGGCACAGACGACTCCATCTGTCACATGAAGAGGGACCACGCCACCTTGCAGAGGAAACTGACGCAACAAGAGGTGAGGAACAAGGAGCTAGCCCGTGAGATGGAGGGCCTCACCAGCGAGCTGGAGCGGTACCGTCGGTTCAGCAAGAGCCTTCGGCCAGGCATGAACGGGAGGCGTTTCTCAGACCTGAACGCCTCCAGCAAAGAGGTGCAGACGGAGCCGGTGGACGGCCAGCCCCCCGACTACAGAAGCCTGGCTCCCCTGGACCGAGCCGCCTTAAACGGTGGCGAGTATGAGGAGAGCTACCCTGAGGACAGCCCGAGCCGCACTGACGAGTCATCCCAAGCCAAGCACGGCCCTTCCCTCCACAACAGCGTGAGGAGATCCAGGGTGCCATTCCCCAAGGGCAAAGAGGGCGGTCACCCGATCAACGGGACAGTGCTGCCGCTTCGGCAGAGCGGGGGCCACACACAGCAAGGGGACATGGTGCTGACCCACACGCCCGGGCAGCCGCTGCACATCAAGGTGACCCCCGACCACGGGCACAACGTGGCCATGCTGGAGATCACCAGCCCCGGGCCCGTGGAGAACGCCCACTCCTACACCAGCACAGCGGTCATCCCCACCAGCTGCGTCAGCCCGCCCAAGCAGCGGATCACCATCATCCAGAACGCCGCCGTCTCCCCGCCCTTCAGGGCCAAGGGATCCTCCTCTCCGCCGGACGGGCTctgcacacctgagagagccATGTCGCCCCTCACCATGACGGCCTACTCCCGGGCCATGACCCCGGAATCTTCCGGATCCGTAACGCCGGACCGGGCCATGTCGCCCATCCAGATCGTGTCGGTCACCACCGGCGCCCCGGGGGGCTCCCTGGCCTCGGAGCcggtggaggtggtgggggggcacgCCGTGTTTCGAGTGATGCCCGAGCGACAGAGCCACTGGCAGCTGCAGAGGTCCAACAGCTCCAGCCCGAGCATCATCACCACCGAGGACAACAAGATCCACATCCACCTGGGGAGCCCCTACATCCAGGCCCTCAACAGCACCGCCGGGCCGCTGAGTCCGTGCCACAGCATTGGCCAGGAACACAGAACTCCCGTATTGGCCAACGGCACCCTTTCCAAAGGGCCCAATAAAATCACCAGTAGCATCACTATAACACCCGCCACCTCCCCAATCCCAAGACCCTCCCAAATGACAGTAAGTAGCCTCTGTGATCGACATACTCCTTGCCCCACACCCTAG